One region of Vibrio pelagius genomic DNA includes:
- the hflK gene encoding FtsH protease activity modulator HflK, whose product MAWNEPGNNNGDNGRDNDPWGNKNNRGGRDQGPPDLDEVFNKLSQKLGGKFGKKGGNGSSAGGGGAIGFGVIAVIAIAIWFFAGFYTVGEAERAVVLRLGQFDRIEEPGLNWHPRFIDQISDEQLVNVQAIRSLRASGTMLTKDENVVTVEMGVQYRVSDPYKYLYRVTNADDSLRQATDSALRAVIGDSLMDSILTSGRQQIRQSTQETLNRIIDNYDMGILVVDVNFQSARPPEQVKDAFDDAIAAREDEERFEREAEAYRNDILPKATGRAERLKKEAVGYSERTINGALGQVAQFEKLLPEYQAAPEVTRNRLYLDTMEKVYSSTSKVLIDSESSGNLLYLPIDKLGAQGGSKSGSRSTKAPSAYDQIELETQPETPSSSQSRSDSSRQGRY is encoded by the coding sequence ATGGCGTGGAATGAGCCTGGAAATAACAACGGCGATAATGGCCGCGATAATGACCCTTGGGGTAATAAGAATAATCGCGGTGGCCGAGATCAAGGACCGCCAGACTTAGACGAAGTGTTCAACAAACTGAGTCAAAAGTTGGGTGGCAAGTTTGGTAAAAAAGGTGGCAACGGTTCATCTGCAGGTGGCGGTGGTGCAATTGGCTTTGGTGTCATTGCCGTTATCGCTATCGCGATCTGGTTCTTTGCGGGTTTCTACACCGTAGGGGAAGCAGAGAGAGCTGTGGTACTTCGATTAGGTCAGTTCGACCGTATTGAAGAGCCAGGTCTAAACTGGCATCCACGTTTCATCGATCAAATTAGCGATGAACAGCTGGTTAACGTTCAAGCGATTCGTTCACTGCGTGCTTCTGGCACCATGCTGACTAAAGACGAGAACGTAGTGACGGTTGAAATGGGTGTTCAATACCGCGTTTCAGACCCATACAAATATCTGTATCGTGTCACGAATGCGGATGACAGCTTACGCCAAGCTACGGATTCTGCGCTTCGTGCAGTTATCGGTGACTCGCTAATGGATAGTATCCTTACTAGCGGCCGTCAACAGATTCGTCAAAGCACTCAAGAGACACTGAACCGTATTATTGATAACTACGACATGGGTATCCTAGTTGTAGACGTTAACTTCCAGTCGGCTCGTCCACCTGAGCAAGTTAAAGATGCATTCGATGATGCTATCGCGGCTCGTGAGGATGAAGAGCGTTTTGAGCGTGAAGCAGAAGCGTACCGAAACGACATTCTTCCTAAAGCGACAGGTCGTGCAGAGCGTTTGAAGAAAGAAGCTGTGGGTTACTCAGAGCGCACTATCAATGGTGCACTTGGTCAAGTGGCTCAGTTTGAAAAGCTACTTCCTGAATACCAAGCAGCTCCAGAAGTAACACGTAACCGTCTGTACCTAGATACAATGGAAAAAGTGTACTCAAGCACGTCTAAAGTGCTGATTGACTCTGAATCGAGCGGTAATCTACTTTACCTACCGATTGATAAGTTAGGCGCTCAAGGTGGTTCTAAGTCGGGCTCTCGCTCTACTAAAGCGCCATCAGCTTATGATCAGATTGAGCTAGAAACTCAACCTGAAACGCCATCGAGCTCTCAGTCTCGTTCAGATAGCTCACGTCAAGGGAGATACTAA
- the motX gene encoding flagellar protein MotX — MKLRTVAASLIMALSSSLSHANLADVGEPVPIYTEAELINLIEKNQHLERVKADKCQLVEDIVARATRISLPSYEFLYGDMLAWGVCVEQDVELGLYYMENAAHQGLPAALEQLGRYYSRGTLVQQDKERAIPYLREAASMGNLNARIHLAELLLRDYGSPLDYEDAYRWLYNSVTADQRQHKRISVLRSGLEQRMPDNIIARAKRRDVFW, encoded by the coding sequence ATGAAGCTACGAACTGTGGCGGCTTCATTGATAATGGCGCTGAGCTCCTCCTTGAGTCATGCTAATTTGGCTGATGTCGGTGAGCCGGTACCTATATACACAGAAGCTGAACTGATCAATCTGATAGAGAAGAATCAACACCTTGAGCGTGTGAAAGCTGATAAGTGCCAACTGGTTGAAGATATTGTTGCGCGTGCGACACGTATCAGTTTGCCTTCTTATGAGTTTTTATACGGTGATATGCTGGCTTGGGGTGTATGTGTAGAGCAAGACGTTGAGCTTGGTCTGTACTACATGGAAAACGCTGCGCATCAAGGTCTGCCGGCCGCTTTAGAGCAGCTTGGCCGTTACTACTCGCGTGGTACCTTGGTTCAACAAGACAAAGAGCGAGCGATCCCTTATCTACGTGAAGCGGCATCTATGGGTAACCTTAATGCACGTATTCACTTAGCTGAACTTTTACTGCGCGATTACGGTAGCCCGCTAGATTATGAAGATGCGTACCGCTGGCTGTATAACTCCGTCACTGCCGACCAGCGTCAACACAAACGCATTTCTGTATTGAGAAGTGGGTTGGAGCAAAGAATGCCAGACAACATTATTGCTCGAGCCAAACGACGCGACGTTTTCTGGTAA
- the hflC gene encoding protease modulator HflC: MRKLMIPVLVVALALMLMSVFVIPEGERGIVIRFGRVLKDNNDISRIHEPGLHFKLPLFDRVKTLDARIQTMDGRSDRFVTSEKKDVIIDSYVKWRIQDFGQYYLATGGGNALTAQALLERKVTDVLRSEIGSREIKQIVSGPRNSDVLPDSADSDVVTTVAAAEALEVDGERDKIMENVLTDTRESALKDLGVEIVDFRMKKINLPDNISDSIYKRMRAERESVARKHRSQGRERAEVIRAQAELEVATVLAEADRTARVTRGDADAEAAKIYSEAYNKDPEFFGFMRSLQAYESSFSDKSDILVLDPKTDFFQYMNKAKGAQPQ, encoded by the coding sequence ATGCGTAAGTTAATGATCCCTGTATTGGTCGTTGCGTTAGCACTGATGCTGATGTCTGTGTTCGTTATTCCAGAAGGCGAGCGCGGTATCGTGATTCGTTTTGGTCGTGTATTGAAAGATAACAACGACATTTCTCGAATCCACGAGCCTGGTCTGCACTTCAAACTGCCACTGTTTGACCGTGTGAAAACACTAGACGCACGTATTCAAACAATGGATGGCCGCTCTGACCGTTTCGTAACGTCAGAGAAAAAAGACGTCATCATCGATTCGTACGTGAAATGGCGTATTCAAGACTTCGGTCAATACTACCTGGCAACGGGCGGCGGTAACGCACTAACGGCGCAAGCACTTCTTGAGCGTAAAGTGACAGATGTACTTCGTTCGGAAATTGGTTCTCGTGAGATCAAGCAGATCGTTTCTGGTCCTCGTAATAGTGATGTGCTTCCAGATTCAGCGGACAGCGACGTGGTAACCACGGTTGCAGCAGCTGAAGCTCTTGAGGTAGATGGTGAACGTGACAAGATCATGGAAAACGTTCTTACCGACACGCGTGAGAGTGCACTGAAAGACTTAGGTGTGGAAATTGTCGACTTCCGTATGAAGAAGATTAACCTTCCAGACAACATCAGTGACTCAATCTACAAGCGTATGCGTGCAGAGCGTGAATCGGTTGCTCGTAAGCACCGTTCTCAAGGTCGTGAGCGTGCAGAGGTTATTCGTGCACAAGCTGAACTAGAAGTAGCAACAGTACTGGCAGAAGCGGATCGTACTGCGCGTGTTACTCGAGGTGATGCGGACGCAGAAGCAGCGAAGATCTACTCTGAAGCATACAACAAAGATCCTGAGTTCTTTGGCTTTATGCGTTCACTGCAAGCTTATGAGTCATCATTTAGCGATAAGAGTGACATCCTAGTACTGGATCCGAAGACTGACTTCTTCCAATACATGAACAAAGCAAAAGGTGCACAACCTCAATAA
- a CDS encoding adenylosuccinate synthase → MGNNVVVLGTQWGDEGKGKIVDLLTEDAKYVVRYQGGHNAGHTLVIDGEKTVLHLIPSGILRDNVKCVIGNGVVLSPEALLKEMKPLEERGIPVRERLFVSEACPLILPYHIAIDNAREIARGAKAIGTTGRGIGPAYEDKVARRGLRVGDLFDKEMFAEKLKEVMEFHNFQLEHFYKAETVSYEEVLEQCMGYADLLTSMVMDVTDELDAARKRGDKIMFEGAQGTLLDIDHGTYPYVTSSNTTAGGVAAGSGFGPRHIGYILGITKAYCTRVGSGPFPTELYDGLDKQDPVGKHLGDVGHEFGATTGRLRRTGWFDAVAMRRAIQINSLTGMCLTKLDVLDGLEEIKICTGYKMADGTILEVSPMAAESFEEATPIYETMPGWSETTFGAKTIDALPQAALDYIKRIEELTGVPVDIISTGPDRNETIIKVHPYSA, encoded by the coding sequence ATGGGAAATAACGTAGTCGTTCTAGGCACCCAATGGGGTGACGAAGGTAAAGGTAAAATTGTTGACCTTTTAACTGAAGATGCAAAATACGTGGTTCGCTACCAAGGCGGTCACAATGCAGGTCACACACTTGTAATTGACGGTGAAAAAACCGTTCTTCACTTAATTCCATCAGGCATCCTGCGCGATAACGTTAAATGTGTTATCGGTAACGGTGTTGTACTTTCGCCTGAAGCACTTCTTAAAGAAATGAAGCCTCTTGAAGAGCGCGGTATCCCAGTGCGCGAGCGTCTTTTCGTTTCTGAAGCTTGTCCTCTAATTCTTCCGTACCACATCGCTATCGACAACGCGCGTGAAATCGCTCGTGGCGCGAAAGCTATCGGTACAACGGGTCGTGGTATCGGTCCAGCTTACGAAGATAAAGTTGCTCGTCGCGGTCTACGCGTTGGTGACCTTTTCGATAAAGAAATGTTCGCTGAAAAACTAAAAGAAGTAATGGAATTCCATAACTTCCAACTAGAGCACTTCTACAAAGCTGAGACAGTAAGCTACGAAGAAGTACTTGAGCAGTGCATGGGTTATGCCGATCTACTAACTTCAATGGTTATGGACGTAACTGACGAACTAGACGCAGCACGCAAGCGCGGCGATAAGATCATGTTCGAAGGTGCTCAAGGTACTCTACTAGATATCGACCACGGTACTTACCCATACGTAACTTCTTCTAACACGACTGCTGGTGGTGTTGCTGCAGGTTCTGGTTTCGGTCCTCGTCACATTGGTTACATCCTTGGTATTACTAAGGCGTACTGTACTCGTGTAGGTTCAGGTCCATTCCCAACTGAGCTTTACGATGGTCTAGACAAGCAAGACCCAGTAGGTAAGCACCTAGGTGATGTTGGCCACGAGTTTGGTGCAACAACAGGTCGTCTACGTCGTACAGGTTGGTTTGATGCAGTAGCAATGCGTCGCGCAATCCAAATCAACTCTCTAACGGGTATGTGTCTGACTAAACTAGACGTTCTTGACGGTCTAGAAGAGATCAAGATCTGTACTGGCTACAAGATGGCCGACGGTACTATCCTAGAAGTTTCTCCAATGGCTGCTGAGTCTTTCGAAGAAGCAACACCAATCTACGAAACAATGCCAGGTTGGTCTGAGACAACATTTGGTGCTAAGACAATCGACGCGCTTCCACAAGCTGCTCTTGATTACATCAAACGTATCGAAGAACTAACAGGCGTACCAGTAGACATCATCTCTACAGGTCCAGACCGTAACGAAACTATTATCAAGGTTCACCCTTACAGCGCATAG
- the hfq gene encoding RNA chaperone Hfq, translated as MAKGQSLQDPFLNALRRERIPVSIYLVNGIKLQGQIESFDQFVILLKNTVNQMVYKHAISTVVPARAVSHHSGERAPADRAEKSED; from the coding sequence ATGGCTAAGGGGCAATCGCTGCAAGACCCATTTCTAAATGCACTACGTCGTGAGCGCATTCCAGTATCTATCTACCTTGTAAACGGCATTAAGCTGCAAGGTCAGATCGAATCTTTTGATCAGTTTGTGATCTTATTGAAGAACACAGTAAACCAAATGGTTTACAAGCATGCTATTTCTACAGTGGTTCCTGCTCGTGCAGTTAGCCACCACAGCGGTGAGCGTGCACCTGCTGATCGTGCAGAGAAATCTGAAGATTAA
- a CDS encoding amidohydrolase: MKLKRTLMASAMAGLSLFSLSSNAMEKADLMITDAMVLTMNQDKTVYENGTVVVKDNKIIAVGDASLEKLYKAEQVLDVDGDIVMPGLINTHTHVSMTVFRSLADDVPDRLHRYIFPLEKKLVSRDMVRIGANLGNVEMVKGGVTTYADMYYFEDEVAKTVDKIGMRAILGETVIKFPVADAANAEEGIKYALNFIEEYKDHPRITPAFAPHAPYTNTTEILQKVAKLSLELNVPVMIHLAESHREEEKIAERSDGLSPVQYMHSIGALNKNLVGAHMILVDDEDIKLVKESDMGVAHNMSANIKSAKGVSPALQMYDEEVRIGLGTDGPMSGNTLSTIDEFNQVAKVHKLVNKDRAAMPPIKVIDMATMGAAKALHMEDKIGSLETGKLADIIVIDTKAPNMVPVYNPYSALVYSANSGNVRHSIVDGKLLMKDRNMLTVDEDKIRQEALDFTKVVRETVVESGEVVQ, encoded by the coding sequence ATGAAATTAAAACGCACCTTAATGGCATCAGCGATGGCGGGTCTCTCTCTGTTTTCGTTGTCGAGTAACGCGATGGAGAAAGCGGATCTGATGATCACAGATGCCATGGTTCTGACCATGAACCAAGATAAAACTGTATATGAAAACGGTACGGTAGTGGTTAAAGACAACAAAATCATCGCGGTAGGCGACGCTTCACTAGAGAAGCTATATAAAGCTGAACAAGTGCTTGATGTCGACGGTGATATCGTGATGCCCGGTCTTATCAATACTCATACCCATGTTTCAATGACCGTATTCCGCTCTTTGGCGGACGATGTACCTGATCGCCTACACCGCTATATCTTCCCATTGGAGAAAAAACTGGTTTCGCGCGATATGGTCCGTATTGGCGCAAACCTAGGTAACGTAGAGATGGTGAAAGGCGGCGTAACGACTTACGCAGATATGTACTATTTCGAAGACGAGGTAGCGAAAACCGTCGATAAGATTGGTATGCGCGCGATATTAGGTGAGACCGTGATTAAATTCCCAGTCGCGGATGCAGCCAATGCTGAAGAAGGAATTAAGTACGCACTCAACTTCATTGAAGAGTACAAAGACCACCCGCGTATCACCCCAGCGTTCGCACCGCACGCCCCTTACACCAACACCACAGAGATCCTACAAAAAGTGGCGAAGCTATCTCTAGAGCTGAATGTTCCCGTGATGATCCACCTTGCAGAGTCTCATCGTGAAGAAGAGAAGATCGCCGAGCGCTCTGATGGTCTATCACCTGTTCAGTACATGCATAGCATTGGCGCACTCAATAAAAACCTAGTTGGCGCACACATGATCTTGGTTGATGACGAAGACATTAAACTAGTGAAAGAGTCTGACATGGGCGTTGCACACAACATGAGCGCGAACATTAAGTCAGCGAAAGGCGTCTCACCTGCTTTGCAGATGTACGACGAAGAAGTGCGTATTGGCCTAGGAACTGATGGTCCAATGTCGGGGAACACCTTGAGCACGATTGATGAATTCAACCAAGTTGCCAAGGTTCACAAACTAGTAAACAAAGATCGTGCAGCAATGCCACCGATCAAAGTGATCGACATGGCGACAATGGGCGCAGCAAAAGCGCTCCATATGGAAGATAAGATCGGATCATTAGAGACTGGTAAGTTGGCAGACATCATTGTGATCGATACCAAAGCACCCAACATGGTACCGGTCTACAACCCATACTCTGCACTGGTGTACTCTGCAAACTCAGGTAACGTTCGCCACTCAATCGTCGACGGTAAACTGCTGATGAAAGACCGCAACATGCTCACTGTTGATGAAGATAAGATTCGTCAAGAAGCATTGGATTTCACTAAAGTCGTTCGTGAAACCGTCGTTGAGTCAGGTGAAGTAGTTCAATAA
- the hflX gene encoding ribosome rescue GTPase HflX: MFDRYESGERAVLVHINFTQEGEWEDLSECEMLVSSAGVETLQVITGSRQSPHPKYYVGEGKAQEIAQAVQLTGAEIVIFNHALSPAQERNLEHLCKCRVIDRTGLILDIFAQRARTHEGKLQVELAQLRHISTRLIRGWTHLERQKGGIGLRGPGETQLETDRRLLRDRIKAILRRLAKVAKQREQGRRARNRAEIPTISLVGYTNAGKSTLFNQITRAGVYAADQLFATLDPTLRKIDLTDVGPAILADTVGFIRHLPHDLVAAFKATLQETQEADILLHVVDASDDRFRENIQAVHDVLEEIDAHEVPTLVVMNKIDCMEDQKPRIERDEEGAPRAVWVSAMEGEGIELLFEALTERLASQMVQYRLCIPPQHQGRIRSLFFQLKSIQQEEYDENGNLLIDIRMQQVDWSKLEKREGALLGDFIVTTETATV; this comes from the coding sequence TTGTTTGACCGTTATGAATCCGGTGAGCGAGCCGTACTTGTTCATATCAACTTCACGCAAGAGGGTGAGTGGGAAGACTTAAGCGAATGTGAAATGCTAGTCTCCTCTGCGGGGGTGGAAACACTACAAGTGATTACTGGTAGTCGTCAGTCCCCGCACCCTAAATACTACGTCGGAGAGGGTAAAGCCCAAGAGATCGCTCAAGCCGTTCAGTTAACTGGGGCTGAAATTGTGATTTTTAATCACGCCCTCTCTCCTGCCCAAGAGCGCAACCTAGAGCACTTGTGTAAGTGTCGTGTGATTGACCGCACTGGTCTTATCTTAGATATCTTTGCACAGCGTGCGCGAACTCATGAAGGTAAGCTACAAGTTGAGCTTGCTCAGCTTCGTCATATCTCTACTCGACTGATTCGCGGTTGGACCCACCTTGAGAGACAAAAAGGTGGTATTGGTCTTCGTGGTCCAGGAGAAACTCAACTAGAAACAGATCGACGTCTGTTGCGTGACCGTATAAAAGCGATATTACGTCGTTTAGCTAAGGTAGCTAAGCAGCGTGAACAGGGCCGCCGTGCTCGTAATCGAGCTGAAATCCCAACCATTTCTCTTGTTGGTTACACCAACGCAGGGAAATCAACACTGTTTAACCAGATCACGCGTGCTGGTGTGTATGCAGCAGATCAACTGTTTGCAACGCTCGATCCAACACTGCGTAAAATTGATCTGACGGATGTAGGTCCGGCAATCCTTGCAGATACTGTAGGGTTTATTCGTCACCTACCGCACGATTTAGTCGCGGCATTTAAAGCAACGTTACAAGAGACGCAGGAAGCTGACATTTTGTTACATGTTGTTGATGCCAGTGATGACCGCTTTCGTGAGAATATTCAGGCAGTTCATGATGTATTAGAAGAAATTGATGCTCATGAGGTGCCAACCCTTGTAGTCATGAACAAGATTGACTGCATGGAAGACCAAAAACCTCGTATTGAGCGAGACGAAGAGGGCGCTCCTCGCGCTGTTTGGGTCTCGGCAATGGAAGGAGAAGGCATTGAATTACTGTTTGAGGCGCTGACAGAACGTCTAGCAAGCCAAATGGTTCAATATCGACTTTGCATTCCACCTCAACATCAAGGGCGCATTCGTAGTCTGTTTTTCCAGTTGAAATCTATTCAACAAGAAGAATATGATGAAAATGGTAACCTCTTGATAGATATCCGAATGCAACAAGTGGATTGGTCTAAACTAGAAAAAAGAGAAGGGGCACTCTTAGGTGACTTTATCGTTACCACAGAGACTGCTACAGTATAA
- the rnr gene encoding ribonuclease R gives MTKKIPMSENTTTTANADPFADRESQNYENPVPSREFILSFLTDANIPMNRNDLFDALGLSGEEQYEGLRRRLRAMERDGQLIFTRRQCYALPEKLELVKGYVIGHKDGHGWVRPDGSTGKDDDILLPHHQMKTLMHGDYVLAQPTDNSKRGRREGRLVRVLEERTAPLIGRFFLEYGHSYVVPDDSRISHDILIPTEHKGGARMGNVVVIEIMDRGGRSRNMMGKVIEVLGENMAPGMETKIAIHTHQIPHEWPQAVEKQVENLGEHVPEEAKEGRVDLRELPLVTIDGEDARDFDDAVYCEAEKDGGWRLWVAIADVSYYVRPDTALDKEAINRGNSVYFPSQVVPMLPEVLSNGLCSLNPQVDRLCMVCEMTISENGKLSGYKHYEAVMNSHARLTYNKVGAILDGDEELRQRYEKEVPHLEELHKMYKVLKQTRDERGAIEFETVETKFIFNADRKIERIEPVIRNDAHKIIEECMILANIASASLVEKAKEPALYRIHETPGEERLAGFKDFLSELGLSLEGGLQPSPTDYAQLMRQINEREDRELIQTMLLRSMKQAVYNADNCGHFGLALKRYAHFTSPIRRYPDLLLHRAIKYLIAKGEGRNTDRWTPTGGYHYSFDDMDFYGEQCSTTERRADDATREVSDWLKCEYMQDHVGEEMPGVIANVTGFGFFVRLTELHIDGLVHVTSLANDYYQFDPIGQRLIGESSGNIYRLGDSVKVKVSAVNLDSRQIDFDIVDTDRKPRGKGKTAKKRAADAAKKAKSKKRAAVKSRRPGSSAKPLVEPTKRPDGSSEEETRSKRKPKRKPASTDKPKAKKKRTAKRKPKAPKA, from the coding sequence ATGACCAAAAAGATACCGATGTCAGAAAATACGACAACCACAGCGAATGCTGACCCTTTTGCAGACCGAGAGTCGCAAAACTACGAGAACCCAGTTCCAAGTCGCGAGTTTATTCTTTCGTTTCTGACGGATGCGAATATTCCAATGAACCGCAACGATCTGTTCGATGCATTAGGTTTATCTGGTGAAGAGCAATATGAAGGCCTGCGTCGTCGTCTACGCGCGATGGAGCGTGATGGTCAATTGATCTTTACCCGTCGTCAATGCTACGCCCTGCCTGAAAAATTGGAGCTAGTGAAAGGCTATGTGATTGGTCACAAAGATGGTCATGGCTGGGTGCGTCCCGATGGTAGCACAGGCAAGGATGATGACATCTTACTGCCGCACCATCAGATGAAGACGCTAATGCATGGTGATTATGTATTGGCGCAGCCAACTGATAACAGTAAACGCGGTCGTCGTGAAGGTCGTTTAGTTCGTGTACTTGAAGAGCGTACAGCACCGTTAATCGGTCGTTTCTTCCTTGAGTACGGCCACTCTTATGTCGTCCCTGATGACTCTCGAATCAGTCACGACATTCTGATCCCAACCGAGCATAAAGGCGGTGCTCGTATGGGTAACGTTGTGGTGATCGAAATTATGGATCGCGGCGGTCGTTCACGCAATATGATGGGTAAGGTCATCGAAGTATTGGGTGAGAATATGGCACCGGGGATGGAGACTAAGATTGCGATTCATACGCACCAAATCCCTCATGAGTGGCCTCAAGCGGTTGAGAAACAGGTTGAAAACCTTGGTGAGCATGTACCTGAAGAAGCGAAAGAAGGCCGTGTAGATTTGCGCGAGTTGCCTTTGGTCACGATTGATGGTGAAGATGCGCGTGACTTCGATGATGCGGTTTATTGTGAAGCGGAAAAAGATGGAGGCTGGCGTTTATGGGTCGCCATTGCTGACGTAAGTTACTATGTGCGTCCAGATACCGCCCTAGATAAAGAAGCGATTAATCGTGGTAACTCGGTGTACTTCCCATCTCAGGTTGTGCCGATGCTGCCGGAAGTACTATCGAATGGCTTATGTTCATTGAACCCGCAGGTTGACCGCTTGTGTATGGTGTGTGAAATGACCATCTCAGAGAACGGCAAGTTATCAGGTTACAAGCACTATGAAGCGGTGATGAACTCGCACGCGCGCCTGACATACAACAAGGTAGGCGCCATTCTCGATGGTGATGAAGAGCTTCGTCAGCGTTACGAGAAAGAAGTCCCACACCTTGAAGAGTTGCATAAGATGTACAAGGTGCTTAAGCAGACTCGTGATGAGCGTGGCGCGATTGAGTTTGAAACAGTAGAGACCAAATTTATCTTCAATGCCGATCGTAAGATTGAGCGCATTGAGCCTGTGATTCGTAACGATGCACACAAGATCATCGAAGAGTGTATGATTCTGGCAAACATCGCTTCTGCCTCATTGGTGGAAAAAGCCAAAGAGCCTGCGCTATACCGAATTCACGAAACGCCTGGAGAAGAGCGTCTTGCGGGCTTTAAAGATTTCTTGAGTGAATTAGGCTTAAGCTTGGAAGGGGGGCTACAACCATCGCCAACCGACTACGCGCAACTGATGCGTCAAATTAACGAACGTGAAGATCGTGAACTGATTCAAACCATGCTGCTGCGCTCTATGAAGCAAGCCGTGTACAACGCCGACAACTGTGGTCACTTTGGCTTGGCTCTGAAGCGTTACGCGCACTTTACTTCGCCAATTCGCCGTTACCCAGACCTACTGCTACACCGTGCGATCAAGTACTTGATTGCTAAAGGCGAAGGCCGCAACACTGACCGTTGGACACCCACTGGTGGTTACCATTACTCGTTTGATGATATGGATTTCTACGGTGAGCAGTGTTCGACAACGGAACGTCGAGCCGATGATGCCACTCGTGAAGTATCGGACTGGCTGAAGTGTGAATACATGCAGGATCACGTTGGTGAAGAGATGCCGGGTGTGATTGCTAACGTGACTGGTTTTGGTTTCTTTGTTCGCCTAACAGAGCTGCATATTGATGGCCTCGTACACGTGACGTCACTCGCGAACGATTACTACCAATTCGACCCAATTGGACAGAGATTAATTGGTGAGAGTTCTGGTAATATCTACCGCCTTGGCGATTCAGTGAAAGTTAAAGTCTCTGCGGTAAACCTAGATAGCCGCCAAATTGATTTTGATATTGTCGACACTGACCGCAAGCCTCGTGGTAAAGGCAAAACCGCGAAGAAACGTGCAGCGGATGCCGCGAAAAAGGCGAAAAGCAAGAAACGCGCAGCGGTAAAAAGCCGCCGTCCGGGAAGCAGTGCTAAACCATTAGTTGAGCCGACCAAGCGCCCTGATGGTAGCAGTGAAGAAGAGACACGCAGTAAGAGAAAGCCGAAGCGCAAACCGGCGAGTACCGATAAGCCGAAAGCGAAAAAGAAGCGCACAGCAAAGCGTAAGCCAAAAGCGCCAAAGGCTTAA
- a CDS encoding DUF2065 domain-containing protein, translating into MSHSIWLAIGLVLVVEGLGPLIAPRGWRNMMAQLSEQPDNQLRRIGGCLVVAGAVIAFMTYR; encoded by the coding sequence ATGTCTCACTCTATTTGGTTGGCTATTGGCCTAGTTTTGGTCGTCGAAGGTTTAGGGCCACTTATCGCTCCAAGAGGCTGGCGCAACATGATGGCGCAGCTTAGCGAGCAACCAGATAATCAGCTTCGACGTATTGGTGGTTGCTTAGTGGTAGCCGGCGCGGTTATCGCGTTTATGACGTATCGGTAG